The Neodiprion virginianus isolate iyNeoVirg1 chromosome 5, iyNeoVirg1.1, whole genome shotgun sequence genome contains a region encoding:
- the LOC124304304 gene encoding probable 28S ribosomal protein S16, mitochondrial has product MPKMPWHPASGTGIVTAENAKKVIRLARYGCTNRPFFHIVVMESFKEVRAPPIEQVGTFDEVVNERNEKLVSLNFERIQYWIANGAQMSKPVAELLGLSGFFPIHPRSYMLAWRNRQAADAEAAAAAAAAATAESAKQETEAKDC; this is encoded by the exons ATGCCGAAGATGCCATGGCACCCCGCTTCCGGAACTGGAATAGTAACTGCTGAGAATGCAAAAAAAGTTATCAGACTCGCACGATACGGCTGTACAAACAGACCTTTCTTCCACATCGTTGTTATGGAG TCCTTCAAAGAGGTCCGTGCGCCGCCGATCGAGCAAGTGGGAACTTTCGACGAGGTTGTAAAtgaaaggaatgaaaaattggtCTCCCTCAACTTTGAAAGGATACAATACTGGATTGCTAACGGCGCCCAAATGTCAAAACCTGTGGCAGAATTACTTGGCCTTAGCGGATTCTTCCCGATTCACCCGAGATCCTATATGTTGGCTTGGAGAAACAGGCAAGCTGCAGATGCCGAGGCcgcagctgctgctgctgcagctgctACTGCTGAATCTGCGAAGCAAGAAACAGAAGCAAAAGATTGTTAA